A stretch of Telopea speciosissima isolate NSW1024214 ecotype Mountain lineage chromosome 11, Tspe_v1, whole genome shotgun sequence DNA encodes these proteins:
- the LOC122644743 gene encoding protein spotted leaf 11-like, which produces MSPDRIVISSNEMEFLTLRMLFLLVELLNTYERTCIEKWFAAGHLTCPKTKQKLSSAALTPNFVLSNLIDRWCEANGKEPRARIDILVNKLNFGNHEDVQSAAGVLRLIAKHNTENCVRIAEAGGIPYLASSLYNSNLLTQKDAVAALLSLSISEDSRGSIVTSMVDSIVHVLGQGSMEAREDAAAILFRLSDENDENKVTIGKTGAIEELVTLLSEGSQRGKKEGAIALLNLFKLQENQAWAVLAGVVPTLKRLLTELERGIVDFALCIVVTLASHSEWKEAIEAADALPVMVEVIERGQIVVKMVKRQKDIITIG; this is translated from the exons atgtctcctgataggaTTGTTATTTCCTCTAATGAAATGGAATTTCTAACCTTAAGGATGttatttcttttggtggaaCTATTGAAT ACCTATGAGCGAACATGCATTGAGAAATGGTTTGCTGCGGGGCATCTAACGTGTCCAAAGACAAAACAGAAACTTTCCAGTGCTGCCTTGACACCCAACTTTGTCTTGAGTAACCTCATAGATCGATGGTGCGAGGCCAATGGGAAAGAACCACGTGCCAGGATTGATATTCTTGTTAACAAACTGAATTTTGGCAACCATGAGGATGTGCAATCAGCTGCAGGTGTGCTGCGCCTTATTGCCAAGCACAATACTGAGAACTGTGTGCGCATTGCTGAGGCTGGTGGCATTCCCTATCTTGCTAGCAGCCTCTACAATTCTAACCTACTCACTCAGAAGGATGCCGTTGCTGCTCTTCTCAGCCTTTCCATTTCTGAGGATAGCAGAGGGAGCATCGTAACTTCTATGGTTGATTCTATTGTACATGTGCTCGGGCAAGGGAGCATGGAGGCACGTGAAGATGCAGCAGCCATACTATTCAGACTTTCTGATGAGAATGATGAAAACAAGGTGACAATTGGTAAAACAGGGGCAATAGAAGAACTTGTGACACTGCTTAGTGAAGGCAgccaaaggggaaaaaaggaaggAGCAATAGCCCTCCTCAACCTGTTCAAACTCCAAGAGAACCAGGCATGGGCAGTGCTGGCTGGAGTAGTGCCCACACTAAAGAGACTGCTGACCGAACTTGAACGTGGAATTGTAGATTTTGCACTGTGCATCGTAGTTACACTGGCAAGCCACTCTGAGTGGAAGGAAGCAATAGAAGCCGCAGATGCATTACCTGTCATGGTTGAGGTGATAGAGAGGGGTCAAATTGTAgttaaaatggtaaaaagacaaaaagataTAATCACAATAGGTTGA